GGCAGGGCCAACAGCGCCGCCGCCGGCAGCGTCGCGCCGCAGGGTGCGTCGGCGTAAAGACTCAATCCCTGAAAGCCGAGGAGCTCGGCCGAATCCTCGCTCGGCGTCAGCCACCAGGAGTCGCGATGCTGGCTGAGCTGGACCAAGCCGGCCTGGTGAAGGGTCTGCAGGCGGCCCAATCCCTGGCGCAGCCATTCGAGGTAGACCTCGTCGCGCTGAGTCTCGGCCACGTCGAGCAGGGCCCGGCCGGCCGGAGCCGGCGTGACGACCATCGCTTCGTCGTTCTCCAGCGCCCAAGCCGAAAGCGAATCGTCCTCGGCCTCCCAAAGCGACTGCAAGGCCGTCTGCTGGCGGGCCAAGCTGACGTCCTCGTCGAGATTGGGGCCGCCGAGCCATTGGACCCGAAAGTTTTTCCGGCTGATCCGGTCCTCGGCCAGCAGCCAATAGAGGCCGGCGTCGCGATGCAGGAGGCGAAGCGGTCTAAAACGATGGAGCAGGCGGCGGTCTTTCATGGGTCCCCGACTCTAGCCAAGTCTTTTTAAAATTTCACGGGGTTTCCCGAAGCGCCGCCTCCAGTCGCTCCTTGTATTCGGCCATCAATAACGAGGGCAGGGAGGACTCGAGCGAGGAGCCTTCGGGGACTTCGAAAGCGGCGATAACCGCCAGGAGCTTTTCCTGCAAGGATTTCAAATCGGGAGCCGCCTTCAGCCCGCTCAACCGGGCCCCGCTGAGCCGGACCTCGGCCCGGAAACGGCGATAGGCCGCGAATCCCGCCTCCAACCTTTGCAGGCGCCCCTCGAGCTCCTCGAAGAGCGGACGACCCAGGACCGGTGAAAGGCCGCTGCTTTCCAGCCGAAGGTTTCCGTCTTGAAAGTAATCCCGCAGGGCCTTGACCCCGGCCTCGATTCGTTTCAGCTCGCCCGTCAAAACGCCGTCGAATTTGGGCCAGGCCTCGGGTTGGAGCCGCTCCGCTTCGGTCGTTAAAAAATCGGTCGCCCGTCTCATGGCGTGATTGACGAGAATCTCGCTCTCGGTTTGTCTTTCGAGAAAACCGTCTTGGAAAGCGATCCACTTCGGGTGGCGGATGGAGAAGTTCTCCAAGCTTTGCAGCGTCCGGGGAACCGGATTGGGACTCGCAAGAAAACCTTTGGGCCGGGCCAAGCGGCTGATCGGAAGAGCCAGAATGCCTTTTTCCCAAGCCGTGAACTTAGCCGGCTCGATTCGCCAGGATTCGGCCAATGCCGGGTAAAGAGTCCAGCGGCCCAAGGCGCCGCGACCGGCGTAGGCTCCGCTCAAGGCGCCGGCCAATCCCAAGACCTCCTCGCGGATGGTTTCGGGCGCCCCCGCCGCCGTCTTAAGCGCCAGCACCGGATCATGACCGGCCCTTAGGAAGGCATGAAGCGCATGGCCGAGAATCGCCCGGGGGCCTTTGGCGCCGAGGATTTTGACGGCAAGCTCCGGCCGGGGATCCAGCTCCAAGGCCATGCGAAGGGACCGCCCCGCCAAGCTTTGGCTGGACTCTTCACGAGCCCAGCTTCGAGGCTCGCCTCCTCGTTCCAAGGCATAGCCCAACCACTTCAAGGCTTGGTGGCTGGTTTCGGTCAGAGTCCGATCCATGTAGAGATCGACGGCCGAGAGGACCTGAGTGACCGCCGTGGCCCGACCTTGGTGGTGGAGCAACAAGGCCGGAAGGTGGAGGCCGAACCAGGAGCGGAAGGGCTCCTGATAAGAACCGCCCTGGGCCAGGCCTTCCCGCGGCGTCGGGATAAGCTTCTCACCCTCGGGGTAATAGCGCTCGATCATCGTTCGGGAGTATGGCCGGTTGCCGCGCTCGTCCAAAATTTTGAAAAGCTTCATCATCGCCTCCATCTGCAAAGATGAAGGCGATGGCGAAGGTTCCGGATAAAGATCGCGGGCCAAGAGCCCATAGGCCATGCCCAGTAAACGCGAGGCCCGGAGCAGCTCCGGCGCCGGGCTGTCGAAGGCGAGCACATGCAGCGGCTCCAACATCATGAAATAAGGCGTCACTTGATACCAATCGTGCAAGGAGCGCAGGACCGCGGCGGGATCTCGGCTGGCCAAACTCTGCCGCACGGCTTGGAAGCCTTGGTTCATGCTCCCGGCTCCCTCGAGAAAATCCTGCAGCTGCCCCCGCCGCGAGTCATAGGGCGGTCGAGGCCCCACTCCTGGCCGAATCCCAAAAGAGTAGGCGGCGAGATTTCCATTGAGGGATCGAGCCGACCAATAATGCTCGAGAAACCTTTCTTCGGCGGCTTTCAGCCGGCCCTCGAGCCGAGCTAGCTCCACCGACTCGGCCCCGCCGCGCGCGAGATAGCCGGCATAAGCCTCGGCTTGGCTGAGAAAGAAGCCGAGATTCGCTTCGGCCGCTTGGAGAAGCGCTCCGGCCTGCATCAGCAATTGTTCCCGCAAGCGCAAGATGGCCTCGGCGTCGACCTGGGTCGGGTCGGCTTTCGGTCCCTGGTGGCGACTTCGTTCCGGGAAGAGCTCGATCAGCCTGCCTTTCCCGCCGTTCTCGCCTTCGTTTTCGTTGGAGCTCATTCGGAGGCCGGGAAAAAATCGGGCCGCTGAAGCGATTGGACCGCCGGCAAGCGCGGCTGTTCGATTTGAATTTTCCAAAACCTTGGGGAAGCTCGGCCCGCCGCCGACTCGGAGCTCGAGCTCCCGCATCGCCCGCCGGTAGCCGGATCCGAGCAAGCCGTCGCTCAAGCGGCCGCCGACCTTGAAGTGAAGCAAGGACGTCAGGGCCTCGAGCCATTCGTTGGAGCCGGCTTGGGGCTGGGGACGAAGCCCCAAGCTGGTTTCGGCCCGGTGGGCGAGCAGGATACCGCCGAACATGGCGGCTTGAGGCAAGGCCGCGGCGGCGAAGCGGGCCATTCCGGGCGCGGCCTGCCAAGCGCCCGAGGCCTGAAGGCCGCCGAGGGCGCGGTGGCTCAAGGCGCCGGCCGATTTGAGAAAGAGCAAGCTGAGAGCGGCCGAGGAAAGCTCGGTCCGCAGCGCCGTCCGGCTCCAATCTTCGGCATGACCCAAGGCTTGGCGGCCGAGCTTGGCGGTGGCGACGAAGGCCGGAACCTCGGCGCCGAAAGCGCCGGCGGCGGCGAGAAAGCGGGCGGCGGCGCCGCGAGTCAGGATCGAAGCCGGGCTCGAGGCGAAGCGGGCGAGAAGAGCGCCGCGGGCGACCTTGTAGGCGGTGCCGCCGGCGACGAAGGAAGCCAAGGTCGCCGGATCGGTGCTTTCCTTGGCGAAACGCCCGATCAAGAGCTCGGCCCGGTCGCCGATCCGGCCACCGCCGAGCAGGGCTTGGCGACGGCGCTCGGCCTTGGCGAGAATGGCCGCGGCGGAGCTCGGAAGCTCGGAGCCGCGGGCGCCAAGGTTTTCCAAAAGGAGCAGCGCCTCGGCGCTTTGGCCCCGCCGTTCCATCCGCTCGGCCAGATGAAGCATGGCCGCAGCCCAAAGCTCGGGATCGGACTCGGCGGCGAGGCTGGTCAGCTCGGCGCGCAGAGTCGCAGAGATCCGCGATCCCAGCCGAGCTTCGATTTGGAGAGAAGGCCCCCGAGCCATTTCTTACCCTTAACCAATTGAAAGTATTCAATTTTTATATTGAAACGGAGCGTGAATTTTATCGGGGTAAGAAAGCTGAAGTTGCTAGAAGGGCCGGGAAACCCTAGATTGAGAGCAATGTCGAATCCTCGGCTTCCGCTCGACGAGCTCGCCAATCAAATCGCCATGCTTTGCCAGGAATGCGCCTTCAGCGGCCGCCTGCTCTATGCCGCCCTGGCCAAGCCGATGGAAGCCTTGAAATCGGGCCGCGCGCCCCGAGCCTTGAATTTGTCGGCCCTGCTCGAGGACAGCGAGACCAGCGCCGAAGCCCTCCGCGAATCCCACCGCGAGCTCAAGTCGCTGGCGCCGCAGCTCGAAGCCTATGCCCAGCAATTGGGCGACCCCGCCCTCCTCGCCCAAGTTCCGGCCTTCCTCCAGGAATGCGGCTTTTGGGAAAGCTTTCTCGAACGCAGCCGCATCCTCAGCAACAAGCTGAAGCTCATCGCCGAGCTGGAAAAGCTCAGCCCCTTGGGGCGGGCGCCGATTCAAGATGCTTGGGATGAAGTCCGGATGCTGGCCGAGCCCCGCAGCTGACGGGCGGCGCTTATTGCGGCTCCAAAGCTCGCCGCAGATATTCCTCGGGATCGAGGTTCTCCGACCAGAGGCGCGGCGGCAGATTCTTCCGCCCATGGGCCGCGCCGAATAGGCTGACCGCCACCGAAGGATGGAAGCCCGGAAGCCGGCTTTGGCGGGCCACTTCCAAGCCCTGAGTCAAGCGGGCCCCATCGCCTTTGCTTTGCAGGAAAATCTGGAGGCCGGTGAACCAATAATCGGTCGCGTCGGGGAAAACCCCCATTTGCTGCAAGCCCCGACCCGGTTCCAGGTTCATCGACCGCGAGCTCTTAAGCTGGAGAAAATGGTCGGCGAAATAATGGGCCTCCTGCCGCTGGGTCAACCAATCGAGCAGGTCGGTGGACCTCGGCCCGCTCTCGACCAGGCGCCGAGTCGCCGCCGCCGCTTGGAGCATGGCCGCGGCCGACTCCTCGCTGGCGCCGAAGCGCGAAGCAAGGACCAGGATTTCGGCGTCGAGCACTTCCGGCTCCCAGCTCCGTCGGGCCGCCGCCAAGATGCTCTGGTGGAGGATATCCAATTCGAGCTTGCTGCCGGAGCTGGGCGGGGCACTGGGATCGCGCAGCGCCCGGACGGTGGCGGTCTCGTGTCCGTTGAGGACCGCCAAGCCGAGCAGCGCACCCTGCCGTCGTTGGAGCATCGCCTCGGGATCATGACGCTTGAGCAAGCGATCGAGGCCCGGAACTTTCCAAGTGCTCGAATTTCGATAGAGCTCGTTGAGGCGGTTTTTTACCGCCACCAGTTGGGTGTGGAGATCTTCGCTCCAGCCGAACTGCCGGGCCTGCTGAAAAATTTCCTTCATCCGCGTCAAAGAGGTGGTCAAAGCCCCGCGGTGGGCCTCGTCCTGGCCCATGTTTTCCACGGTCTCGCGGGCTTCCGGCGGCAAGGCCGGCTCCTCGCCGCCCCGCGGGGCCAACAAGACCTTGAGCTGGGTGTAAGTCCGTTTGGCGATGTTGCCGTGGTCGTTGACCGCGTCGAGCTCGGCCTCCATTTCGGCCAAGGCCCGGGCGAAGTTCGGATCCTGAACCAGCTCCGGCTTTTCCAAAGTCTGCTGCAATCGCCGGGCGACTCGACCCAAGAAGGTGTCTTGGTTCTCGGCGGCCTGAGCGTATTCGCCCAAATTTTGTCCGAACAATTGCAGGATGAGAGCCCGGCGGGTGGGTGGGCCGCCGGCCGGATTTCCGCCGCCCGGCGAATGGGGACCGTCACCGCCGTCCTTGACCATGAACATGGGTTCCGGATTCAGCAAGCTTTGCCGTCGAGGCGCGGGGGCCTGGGCCCGGAGGGCTCCGGCGACCAAAGCCAGCTCCGGTCCGCCGAAATCGCCGAAGTAAATTCCGGCCCGGCTGCGATTCAGCAGCTCCGAGCGCCGAGCTTCCCAGAGCGGGGCCAAGCTGGCGAAGCCCAAGCTCTCGACGATCCGGCCGGAGAGCCGCATGTGACCCAAGCTGAGCAATCCTTGATAAAGGGCCTGAGCCCCGCTGGTCGGCTGCTCCAAGCCGAGGGCGGTGTTGAGGCGGTGGCCGAGCATGAGCGAGCCCAGCTCGGCGCCGAAGCGGAGACCGGAGAAGGCGCGGGCGCCGACCGGCCCTTGAAGGGCCAGATGGCGGCGCAGCCAGGGCGCGCCAAGGTTGAGGGCGTTGCCGCTGAAGCGCAGCAAAGCGAAGGGGCCGTAACCGGCCAACAGATCGTGACCGATGTCCTGGGGCGCCAGCAGTCCGGCGCCGCCATGGAGCAGGCGTTCGCCGAAGCGGCGGCTCAGGACCATGGCCGGAACTTCGACCGCCAGCGCGGCGCCTTCGGAAGCAACCAAGCTGCCCCAACCGAAACGGCCGAAACGGCTGAGCGTGGCCAAGGAAGCCGCGCGGGAAAGAAAGATGCCGCTGCCGAAGGAAGCGATCATCAAGGGCGAAGCGAGCTCGCGGAGCATGCGCGGCGCCTGGAGCTCGAATTGGGCGCCGAAGCTGCCGCGGCCTTCGGCGGCGGCGAGCAGGTTTTGGGCCCGCGCGGCAGTGGAGGGAAATTGACCGGCAACCTGAAGGGCCGCATGAGAAAATTGCGGATGATCCTCGAGATGGCGCCGGCCCAGCCAGAGCAGGCCGTCGGCGAACAATTCGGGATCGTTTTCCCGGAGGATGGAAGCCAGCTCGCGCAACACCACGCCGCTTTCGCCGCTCGGCGCCTCGGCGGCGAGCTCGCGCAAAGCCGCGAGGCCGGCAGCGGGGTCCAGGTTTTGGACCCGCTGAAGGAAAGCGGCCCAATCCCGGGCTTCCTCGCTTCGGTCCGGCAGCAGGCTCGACACCAAGGCCTCGGATCGCTCGGCGCTTCGGACGGCGGTCTCCGCCACCGTCGCCAAGAGCAGGCTCCGGCCGACGCTCAGGCGCTGAGCCGCAAAAGCTTCGCGCGGTTCCTGCGAGCTCGGCGCTTCCGAAGCCGGGGCCGGCGAGGGCCCGTTTCGGAAAGGTCCTGATAAGGTGATCGACATGGACAAAATCCCGAACAATTACAGAATTTTACTTTAATTTTAGGGACTTATCGCTCGCATGCGGCGTTAGTTGCGGGCTTTGAAACAGCGTGTCATCCGCGTGGGGCCGGAATTCCGAAAGGAAGACCGAATTTCAAACGTCAAGTCCCTCCCTTCCCTCGAAACCGGAGCCTCTTTGAAATTAGCTTTTTGGCAAAATGTCAACCGCAGAAGGATTTTTTTAATGGCGGCCGGCTCGATCGAGGCCTGGCACCGAGCTTGCTGAAGCGAGGAAAACAACCTCTCTCTCGAAAGGAGATTCCATGTCCAAGCTCTTCAGCTTGCTTACCCTCGCCGCCTTCGCACTCACCTTGGCCGCCGGCTCGCCCGCTCAGGCCAAGGCTTTGGAAGGCGTCGTCAACATCAACACCGCGACGGTCGGCGAGCTCACCATGCTCCCCGGCGTCGGCAAGGCCAAGGCCGAACAGATCGTCCAATACCGCCAGGCCAAGCCCTTCACTTCGGTCGAGGACCTGAAAAATATCCCCGGTCTCGGCCAGAAGCGGATCGAAGCGATGCGCAGCCACGTCACCGTTCAAGGTCCGACCACCGCCAAACGGCTCTCGTCCAAGCCCGCGGCGGCGACTCCGGCGGCGCCGGCTTCGGCCCCCCAGAGTTAAGCTCCCTCCTCTCACCCAAGCGCGCGCGGCGGGGCCGCCCTCCCCGCCGCGCGCTTCTTTATCTTATCCCCCCTTTGAAAAAGGGGGGCAGGGGGGATTTAAAAATGTTGGCTTATAGGCCGACGCTGAAAACCTATTCCAGAGCTCTTCGAACCAACCAGGCCCTGGCCGAGCAAAAATTATGGTTTCACTTGCGACGAAAACAACTGCTCGGTGTCCAGTTCTACCGCCAAAAACCAATCGGCAAATACATCGTGGATTTCTACGCGCCCAGCGTCAGCCTGGTGATCGAATTGGACGGCACTCAGCATTACTTAGGAAATGCCGGAGAAAGGGACCAAGCACGGGACTCCTGCTTAAATAAGCTTGGTCTTCGAGTTTTGCGGTTTTCCAACCGACAGGTATTTACAGAGATCGAAGGGGTACTGCGGGCGATCTTTCAATATATCGAGTCGACGCTGAATGAATCATGATTTCCCCCTTTGAAAAAGGGGGATCAAGGGGGATTTATGGCGGCGGCCGGGAGAAAAAGGCCTAGAAATCGAAACCCATGTTTTTGCAAAGGCCTTTAAATCCCCCCTGCCCCCCTTTTTCAAAGGGGGGTGACTAGGAGAACAAGCGCATCAGGAGATAGACCGCCGGCGCCGAGAGTAGTGGGATGGTGAGATTGTCGTCGAAGCGCTTGAAGCAGCTTTCGGCCAAGGTCGCGGCCAGAGCCGAGCCGATGGAGAAGAGCCAGAGATCCCAGCCCTGGGGCCGGAAGCTCTCGAGGCCGTAGGCCGCCAGCAAGAGACAGCCCAAGAAGCAAATCGCGAAAGCCGCCAAGGTCCCTTCGAGCGAAACGTGGGGCGCCAGGCGATGCCGGCCCCAACGTGAGCCAACGATGCCGGCTGCGGCGTCGCCGACGGTGGTGAAATAAAGGGCAATCAGGTTGACGTCCCTGGGGAAGATGAAAAACAGCAGGAGGATGGCGCCCATGAAATAGGTCGCCGAGCTGATTTTGTGGCGCTCGCGCTCCCGCATGATCCCGCGCATCCGAATGCAGATCCGGCGGTTGAGCTCGGGGCTGAAGCGCCGCAAGAGCTCGGTGGTGGCCGCGCCGCTGAAGCAGCCGATCAAGACCCAAGTGACCACCGTCTCGCTGAATCCCGAATAGCCGTAGAACCAGATCCCGAAGAGGCCGGTCAAAACATGGAAGGCCTTGCGACCCCATTGCAGCTGGGTCCGGCTGGGCAGGACCCGTTGGCCCTGGAGAAAGCTCTGGAAGAGCGGATGATCCTGCAAGGAGCCGAGGTTCAGCGACAGCTCCTTGGCTTGCAGCCGAAATTTTTGCAGGCTTTGGACCAAATCCTCCCAGCTGACCTTTCCGTACCAAAGGCGGGCGCTCTGCTCGCAGCGCTCGAGGGCCAGCCGCAATTCTTCGGAGATGTTCCGATGGAGGATCTCGCGGGGCAGGCTGCCGAGCAAGCCGCGAGCCCGTTGGGCGATGCCCTGCCACTCGCGCTGAAAGGTCTCGGCGGCCGACTGGTTGGCGGCCGCAATCTGCTCCTCCAAATAGAGCAGGAAGCGACGCAAATCCTCGTGGATTTCCAGGGGAGTCAGGGATGGGGCCAGGGCTGCCGACATTGCGCTCCGCCCTAGCAGATGCCGGCCTCCAGGGTCAAGGCGCCGGCAAACCGCCCCAAACCCCAAAGACTTTCAGGAGCCAAATGACCACCGCGATCACCACCACCACATTGAGGATCGTCTTGATCGAACCGGCCATCGGGATGTAATTATTGACCAACCAGAGCAAGACCCCGACCACGATGAGAACGAGCACTATATATAGGATAGGCATTCGGCACCCCCATCAAAGGTTGTTCAACAGCCCCATATTGGGTGCTTCCCAGCCCTAGGTCAAATTTTCGATGGCCGCACCTTTCAACCAAATCCCGCTACTTTCGGCCGGCCTGGCCCTTTTCCGCCGCGATCCCGACGGCCCGCGCTACCTGCTGCTCCGAGCCTTCAAATATTGGGACTTCCCGAAGGGGCTGCTCGAGCCGGGCGAGGACCCCCTCGCCGGTGCCCGCCGTGAGGTCCGAGAAGAAACCGGGATCGCGACTTTAGAATTTCCCTTCGGCGAAATTTTTTGCGAGACCGAAGTCTACGGCCAGGGCAAGGTGGCGCGCTATTACCTCGCCGAGACCTCCGAGGAAAAGGTGGAGCTCAAGCCCGGCCCCGAGCTGAAGCGGCCGGAGCATCACGAGCATCGTTGGCTCGATTATGAATCGGCCCGGCGCCTGCTGGTGCCGCGGGTTCAGCGGATCTTGGACTGGGCGCAGGAACGCTTGTCATCCTGAGCTAAGCGAAGGATCTATGACCTACCAAGGTTCTTAGTAAAGAATAAGTCCCTTCAGGTCATCTTAATGGTCTCCCGTATTCGCTTCCTCGGGATGACGGGATGCTCCGAACGGCAGGACAATGACGATATTGATCGGTGTGCAAAATTTGGCCAAGAGCTACGGCTCGCGCAGCCTCTTCCGCGGCTTGAGCTTCTCGCTGGCCGAGGGCGAAAGAGTCGGACTGCTCGGGCCCAATGGCGCCGGCAAGAGCAGCCTGCTCCGGCTCCTCGCGGGATTGAGCCGGCCCGATGGCGGCGAGATCTCCAGCCGCCGCGGCTTGCGGGTCGGCTTCCTCGAGCAAGTGCCGCGCTTCGCCGCCAACGCCACCGTCGAATCGACCCTGCAAAGCGGCGCCGATCACGCCGAGGATTGGGATTTCCACGCTTCGCTTCAAGAGTGGCTCTCGCGGCTCGAGCTCGACGGCTCCCGCGGCGTCGGACCCGAGACCCCGCTGGCCGAGCTCTCCGGCGGTTGGAAAAAACGGGTGGCCCTGGCCCGAGAGCTGGCCAAGCGGCCCGACCTCCTGCTGCTCGACGAGCCGACCAACCACCTCGACGTCGAGAGCATCGCCTGGCTCGAGAAGCTTTTGGCCAAGGCGCCCTTCGCCTGCCTCTGCGTCACCCACGATCGGCTTTTCCTGCAGCGCTTCGCCAACCGGATCCTGGAGCTGAACTCGGCCTTTCCCGAAGGCGCGCTCAGCGTGGCGGGAACCTATGCCGACTACCTCGAGGAAAAAGAGCGCCTCCTCGCCGCCCAAGAGCGGCGGGAATTCGTGCTGCAGAACACCTTGCGCCGCGAGACCGAGTGGCTTCGCCGCGGGCCCAAGGCCCGCGGCACCAAGCAGCAGGCCCGGATCCAGCGGGCCGGCCAAATCGCCGAGGAGCTCGACGACCTGAGCCAGCGCCGCCAAGTCCGGGAAGTGGGGATCGACTTCGCCGCCGAGGAGGCCCGGCCTAAAAAGTTGATCGAGGCCAAGGCGATCTCCAAGGACCTCGGCGGCCGGCGGTTATTTTCCAAGCTCGATCTGCTGATCACGCCCCAAAGCCGGCTCGGGCTGCTCGGCGCCAACGGTTGCGGAAAATCGACCTTGCTCAAGGTCCTGCTCGGCGGCCTCAAGCCGGATTCCGGTGAGGTCTTCCAGGCCGACAACCTGCAAGTAGCTTACTTCGAGCAAAACCGCGAATCGCTCGATCCCGACCTGACTCTGGCCCGCAGCCTCTGTCCCAGCGGCGATCACGTCGACTATCGCGGAAACCCGGTCCATAT
This bacterium DNA region includes the following protein-coding sequences:
- a CDS encoding helix-hairpin-helix domain-containing protein, with translation MSKLFSLLTLAAFALTLAAGSPAQAKALEGVVNINTATVGELTMLPGVGKAKAEQIVQYRQAKPFTSVEDLKNIPGLGQKRIEAMRSHVTVQGPTTAKRLSSKPAAATPAAPASAPQS
- a CDS encoding endonuclease domain-containing protein, with product MLAYRPTLKTYSRALRTNQALAEQKLWFHLRRKQLLGVQFYRQKPIGKYIVDFYAPSVSLVIELDGTQHYLGNAGERDQARDSCLNKLGLRVLRFSNRQVFTEIEGVLRAIFQYIESTLNES
- a CDS encoding SEC59/DGK1/VTE5 family protein encodes the protein MSAALAPSLTPLEIHEDLRRFLLYLEEQIAAANQSAAETFQREWQGIAQRARGLLGSLPREILHRNISEELRLALERCEQSARLWYGKVSWEDLVQSLQKFRLQAKELSLNLGSLQDHPLFQSFLQGQRVLPSRTQLQWGRKAFHVLTGLFGIWFYGYSGFSETVVTWVLIGCFSGAATTELLRRFSPELNRRICIRMRGIMRERERHKISSATYFMGAILLLFFIFPRDVNLIALYFTTVGDAAAGIVGSRWGRHRLAPHVSLEGTLAAFAICFLGCLLLAAYGLESFRPQGWDLWLFSIGSALAATLAESCFKRFDDNLTIPLLSAPAVYLLMRLFS
- a CDS encoding Thivi_2564 family membrane protein, with product MPILYIVLVLIVVGVLLWLVNNYIPMAGSIKTILNVVVVIAVVIWLLKVFGVWGGLPAP
- a CDS encoding NUDIX domain-containing protein, encoding MAAPFNQIPLLSAGLALFRRDPDGPRYLLLRAFKYWDFPKGLLEPGEDPLAGARREVREETGIATLEFPFGEIFCETEVYGQGKVARYYLAETSEEKVELKPGPELKRPEHHEHRWLDYESARRLLVPRVQRILDWAQERLSS
- a CDS encoding ABC-F family ATP-binding cassette domain-containing protein yields the protein MTILIGVQNLAKSYGSRSLFRGLSFSLAEGERVGLLGPNGAGKSSLLRLLAGLSRPDGGEISSRRGLRVGFLEQVPRFAANATVESTLQSGADHAEDWDFHASLQEWLSRLELDGSRGVGPETPLAELSGGWKKRVALARELAKRPDLLLLDEPTNHLDVESIAWLEKLLAKAPFACLCVTHDRLFLQRFANRILELNSAFPEGALSVAGTYADYLEEKERLLAAQERREFVLQNTLRRETEWLRRGPKARGTKQQARIQRAGQIAEELDDLSQRRQVREVGIDFAAEEARPKKLIEAKAISKDLGGRRLFSKLDLLITPQSRLGLLGANGCGKSTLLKVLLGGLKPDSGEVFQADNLQVAYFEQNRESLDPDLTLARSLCPSGDHVDYRGNPVHIRGYLDRFLFNAAQVEMPVGRLSGGEQSRLLLAKLMLKPANVLVLDEPTNDLDIATLDLLRDSLREFPGAVLLVTHDRFFLNEVADRILAFGPEESSAAGELVAFASLEQWENWQEGLTEKKIPEAKPERSSAPAPAK